A part of Bacillota bacterium genomic DNA contains:
- a CDS encoding ATP-dependent 6-phosphofructokinase, which produces IRSVVRAGIARGLQVWGVRQGYAGLIAGDFIPMTARSVGGIIGQGGTVLGSARCPEFKTEEGRRRAIDQMLAHGIEGLVVIGGGGSQTGNLMLHRMGFPVAGVASTIDNDLAGFDLTLGVDTALNTALESLDRIRSTASSHHRAFLVEVMGRDCGYLALMTALAGGAEQVIVPEAEVDPDEVAKELREAYERGKSHAIVVVAEGARYNAETMAAHFREREDEIGFELRVTVLGHVQRGGTPTAFDRILGTRAGAMAVELLVNGRHGYIAGWLAGKVQALPLEEVVGKKRGLDAELVELAEVMVQ; this is translated from the coding sequence ATTCGGTCCGTGGTGCGAGCCGGGATCGCCAGGGGACTCCAGGTCTGGGGCGTGCGGCAGGGCTACGCAGGCCTGATCGCCGGGGACTTCATCCCGATGACGGCGCGCAGCGTCGGGGGGATCATCGGGCAGGGCGGCACGGTCCTCGGAAGCGCCCGCTGCCCCGAGTTCAAGACGGAGGAAGGCCGGCGCCGGGCCATCGACCAGATGCTCGCCCATGGGATCGAGGGGCTGGTCGTGATCGGCGGAGGTGGCTCCCAGACGGGGAACCTCATGCTGCACCGCATGGGCTTTCCGGTGGCGGGAGTGGCCTCCACCATCGACAACGACCTGGCGGGCTTCGACCTGACGCTGGGCGTGGACACGGCGCTGAACACGGCCCTGGAGTCCCTGGACAGGATCCGCTCGACGGCGTCCTCCCACCACCGGGCGTTTCTGGTGGAGGTCATGGGCCGCGACTGCGGATACCTCGCCCTCATGACGGCGCTTGCGGGCGGCGCCGAGCAGGTGATCGTGCCCGAGGCCGAGGTGGATCCGGACGAGGTGGCAAAGGAGCTTCGCGAGGCGTACGAACGTGGCAAGTCCCACGCCATCGTGGTGGTGGCGGAAGGGGCTCGGTACAATGCCGAGACGATGGCCGCGCACTTCCGGGAGCGCGAGGACGAGATCGGGTTTGAGCTGCGCGTGACCGTCCTTGGCCACGTCCAGCGGGGCGGGACGCCGACGGCGTTCGACCGCATCCTGGGCACCCGGGCGGGCGCGATGGCCGTCGAGCTGCTGGTGAACGGCCGCCACGGATACATCGCCGGGTGGCTTGCCGGGAAGGTGCAGGCGCTGCCTTTGGAGGAAGTGGTGGGCAAAAAGCGCGGCCTGGACGCCGAACTCGTCGAGCTGGCCGAGGTGATGGTGCAGTGA